One Delphinus delphis chromosome 3, mDelDel1.2, whole genome shotgun sequence genomic region harbors:
- the LOC132421915 gene encoding LOW QUALITY PROTEIN: nuclear envelope pore membrane protein POM 121-like (The sequence of the model RefSeq protein was modified relative to this genomic sequence to represent the inferred CDS: inserted 1 base in 1 codon; substituted 1 base at 1 genomic stop codon): protein MGGYLSRPCRRQQSPALRSGDQPGRTELLGPAQSARRFPLPFRFHSAVPTLDLARRLSYXDPVASPCRRWHRRLFIIAHQWQYLIQQAWCLFLGVFSSVPWSXKPLLSAYSSKMFCTSVIPKMAPAKGKLTLLLALKQIIICMWSSLSVHLPNFCGKEILVRALEESSQLRAKEAKDLTALAESRKGLMKQKKGHSAPESQDEQRSGSNPGGNAQSVFRGPMANGVLSSFVPGPGPLKRDFCSKSSEDILIGKSQTYFLSSCSKRNAISSSYSSTRGFPQLQKSGPGAAGLLGPASLHPRVLSKKASEEGCQSSPSASVEPQKKTKREKVVDGPLEQKQNLYCSQPSDSSRHRKQKRKIPLLMPSRRNGPLILPPPPQLGYRVIAEDLDMEKRAAIQWINNVLEG, encoded by the exons ATGGGCGGTTACCTGAGCCGGCCTTGCCGACGCCAGCAGTCGCCTGCTCTGCGAAGCGGGGACCAGCCGGGGAGAACCGAGCTCCTCGGGCCTGCGCAATCCGCCCGCcgttttcccctccctttccgGTTTCACTCGGCGGTCCCAACCCTGGACCTGGCTCGCAGGCTGTCATACTAGGATCCTGTGGCTTCACCCTGTCGTCGTTGGCACCGTCGGCTGTTTATCATAGCCCATCAGTGGCAATATCTAATCCAGCAAGCCTGGTGTTTATTTCTGGGGGTCTTTTCCTCGGTGCCCTGGA AGAAGCCACTGCTGTCTGCTTACAGCTCCAAGATGTTCTGTACCTCAGTGATCCCGAAGATGGCACCTGCTAAGGGCAAACTGACACTCCTTTTGGCTCTGAAGCAGATAATCATCTGTATGTGGTCTTCACTGTCTGTTCACCTCCCAAACTTTTGTGGAAAGGAGATCCTGGTGAGGGCCCTCGAAGAAAGCAGTCAACTGAGAGCCAAGGAAGCGAAGGACCTGACAGCCCTGGCTGAGAGCAGGAAAGGGCTAATGAAGCAAAAGAAAGGACACTCAGCTCCCGAGAGTCAGGACGAACAGAGAAGTGGCTCGAACCCCGGTGGGAATGCGCAGTCTGTGTTTAGAGGGCCGATGGCCAATGGGGTCCTCTCTTCCTTTgtgcctgggcctgggcctctgaAGAGAGACTTCTGTTCCAAGAGCTCTGAAGATATCCTGATTGGGAAATCCCAGACCTACTTTCTGAGCTCATGCAGCAAACGAAATGCCATCTCCAGTTCATACAGCTCCACTAGAGGTTTCCCACAGCTGCAGAAGAGTGGTCCAGGTGCAGCGGGGCTCCTGGGCCCAGCCTCATTGCATCCTCGTGTGCTTTCAAAGAAAGCCAGTGAGGAAGGCTGTCAGTCTAGCCCTTCAGCCTCAGTGGAACCACAGAAGAAGACCAAGCGTGAAAAGGTTGTGGATGGCCCCTTAGAGCAGAAACAAAACTTATATTGCTCACAGCCATCTGATAGCTCCAGACACCGGAAACAGAAACGCAAGATTCCTCTGCTGATGCCCTCGAGACGAAATGGCCCACTGATTTTGCCCCCACCACCCCAGCTAGGTTATCGAGTCATTGCTGAAGACCTTGACATGGAGAAGAGAGCTGCGATCCAGTGGATCAACAATGTCTTGGAAGGGTAA